A genome region from Fibrobacter sp. includes the following:
- a CDS encoding phosphoenolpyruvate carboxykinase domain-containing protein: protein MSLTLNDIKHSKIKAWVEECIAMCEPDNVVVVDGSKEEYDALMQKCVKAGLATPLKAKENCFLFRSLPSDVARVESRTFISSVKEEDAGPTNHWIDPKELKETMKGLYKGCMHGRTMYVIPFCMGPLGSPISKNGIELTDSEYVVLNMDIMTRAGKKVLDILNADQNAEFVPCLHSVGKPLNNGETDGGIWPCADVEHKYITQFPDEKLIWSYGSGYGGNALLGKKCFALRIATVLARDEGWLAEHMLILKLTNPKGEVKYVTGAFPSACGKTNLAMLIPTIPGWKVETIGDDIAWMKFGKDGRL from the coding sequence ATGAGTCTTACTCTCAACGACATCAAGCACTCGAAGATCAAGGCTTGGGTTGAAGAATGCATCGCTATGTGCGAACCGGACAACGTCGTCGTTGTCGACGGTTCCAAGGAAGAATATGACGCCCTCATGCAGAAGTGCGTGAAGGCCGGCCTCGCCACTCCGCTCAAGGCCAAGGAAAACTGCTTCCTGTTCCGTTCTCTCCCGTCTGACGTGGCTCGTGTCGAATCCCGTACGTTCATCTCCTCCGTGAAGGAAGAAGATGCAGGTCCGACCAACCACTGGATCGACCCGAAGGAACTCAAGGAAACCATGAAGGGCCTCTACAAGGGTTGTATGCACGGCCGTACCATGTACGTGATTCCGTTCTGCATGGGCCCGCTCGGTTCTCCGATCTCCAAGAACGGTATCGAACTGACCGACTCTGAATACGTTGTTCTCAACATGGACATCATGACTCGCGCCGGCAAGAAGGTTCTCGACATCCTCAATGCCGACCAGAACGCTGAATTCGTTCCGTGCCTCCACTCTGTTGGTAAGCCGCTCAACAACGGTGAAACCGACGGCGGCATCTGGCCCTGCGCAGACGTCGAACACAAGTACATCACTCAGTTCCCGGACGAAAAGCTCATTTGGTCCTACGGTTCTGGCTACGGTGGAAACGCCCTCCTCGGCAAGAAGTGCTTTGCTCTCCGCATTGCTACCGTTCTCGCTCGCGACGAAGGCTGGCTCGCCGAACACATGCTCATCCTCAAGCTCACGAACCCGAAGGGCGAAGTCAAGTACGTTACTGGCGCCTTCCCGTCTGCTTGCGGTAAGACGAACCTCGCCATGCTCATCCCGACTATCCCGGGCTGGAAGGTCGAAACCATCGGTGACGACATTGCATGGATGAAGTTTGGCAAGGATGGCCGTCTCTA